DNA sequence from the Fibrobacter sp. genome:
TGGTAGCACTTTTGGCGGTCTCTGGTTTTGCGGCGACGCAAGGATCCTTGGTTGACAAGCGCGACGGGAAAAAATATAAGACAGTAAAAATTGGCGACCAGACCTGGATGGCGGAGAACCTGAACTACAAGATGCAGGATAGCTATTGCTATAGTGACGATGAATCAAATTGCAAAAAGTACGGCCGCTTGTACACTTGGAAGGCTGCGCTATATGCTTGCCCTGTAGGTTGGCATTTGCCGGGCAATATTGATTTTAAAGCATTGTACGAATCTGTCGGCGGTAAACAGGTCGCTGGCAAAAAATTAAAGACCAAGGAAGGCTGGAACAAGAACGGCAACGGCACGGATGATTTCGGATTCTCGGCGCTCCCTGCTGGCGCTAAGGACAACAATGGGCGTTACATCGTTGAGGGCTACCTCACGCTCTTCTGGGGTTCTATGGAGAAAGATTGCGACAAAGCGTTCGGCTTGCTGTTGAACTTTGGCGCCGACAGTGTGAACCTGGAATCCGGCAGTAAGGACTTCAGGTGGTCGGTCCGTTGTATAAAGGACGAAACTGTTGTTCCTGCAACCGAAGTGACCGTGGACTCGGTGACTGATTCTCGCGATGGTCAAACCTACAAGACTCTTAAAATCGGTACGCAGACTTGGATGGCGAAGAACCTGAACTACAAAGCGGACTCTAGCTTCTGCTACGACAATGAGGAAAGCAACTGTGCCAAGTACGGTCGCTTTTATACATGGCAAACTGCTTTAAAGGCTTGTCCGAGCGGTTGGCACTTGCCGAGTAAGGCAGAATTTGAAACATTGATCGGATCTGTTGGCGATAAGCTGGTCGCAGGCAGATATTTTAAGTCCAAGGAAGGCTGGAACTATAGCGGCAACGGCACGGATTCTTTCGGGTTCTCGGTACTCCCTGCTGGCTATACGGACGACAAAGGAAAATCTGGCCAGGAGGGCTTTAGCGCGGTCTTCTGGAGTTCGGCCGAGAACAATAGCAGCAAGGCATACTACATGAGCTTGAGCTGCTTCGGCCTCAATGCGACCCTGAGCGGCGACGGCAGTAAGAACATCGCGTTCTCGGTGCGCTGTGTGAAGGACTAGTTTGAAGAGGTTTTATGAAACGACTGGCTTTGACCCTGGTTCTCGTGGTTGTGTTCTGTGCGGAGGGAGCCTTCGCAGCCCCGAAAAAGGGAACCATGACAGACGCCCGCGACGGCGAGTCGTACCAGACTGTAAGGATTGGTAAACAGATTTGGACGGCAGAGAATCTGAAGGTGAAAATCGAGGGTAGCTGGTGCTACGAGGATAAGGAATCGAGCTGTCAGAAATACGGTTGGCTCTATAACTGGGACGCGGCAAAAGTTGCCTGCTCCGTAGGCTGGCACTTGCCCAGCAAAGAGGAATTCGAAATTTTGTTTAAGTTCGTGGGCGGGGCTCAGGAAGATGCTTGGAAATGGGAAAATGCGGGGAAAATGCTGAAGTCCACCAACGGATGGAATGAATATGAAGGAAAAGATGGCAATGGTAATGATGCTTTCGGGTTCTCGGCGCTCCCTGCTGGCTACAGGAATGGCAATGGGAATTTCAACAACGAGGGCAACCGCGCGTACTTCTGGAGTTCTACAGAGAGCGTTAGCGGCAGCGCGTACTACATGGGCTTGGACTTCAGCAAAGACGATGCGTTCCTGAACAGCTTCTATAAGACCCACGGGTTCTCGGTGCGCTGTGTGAAGGACTAGGGGCGTTTTTTCGGTCGTTGGGGTGGCATTTTCACAAAAATGGGTACCAAGTGGGGGTGTTGATGCTGTTTTGGTACCCAATTTTTAGAACAAAGTAATCAATTTGAGGCGCATGTTGGGGTAAAATGTGCGCAAAACAGCTTCGGCTGGGTACCAAAATGCTGCTTTTGTGTTGTTTGGTACCCACTTGCGGGCAAGTTTCGCTCGCCTGCGACTGAAAAATGTTTGTTGCGTTGCAGATAAACTAAAATTTTGGGTACCAAATGGTGTGACTTTGGGTGCTTTGGTCCCCATTTTTGCGCATTTCACGAATTTTCGCCTTCAAAAGTAGCCTCCACGCCCTGCTTTTTTGTATTTTGCCCGGTAGCAAGCCCCACGCTTGCTGTGTCGCGATGCGAATGCTCGCCTTTTTTATATATGTAGTTTCCACCTATGCTACATGAACAACCTGGAAATCCTTCCACCTGATGAACTGCAACGGCATTTGCAGTTGCAATCCGAAAAACTCTACTCCGCCATAACCCGCCTGCGGGCGCATCTCGCGAAATTGCCACCGGGCCGCATCCGCATGGCACGCCGCGGGAACGGAATCCGCTTCTACCACGTGACGGACCCGAAAACTCCCGGCGGCACGTATATCCCGCGATGCGAGGAATCCATCGTGGCGAAATTGGTCCAGAAGGATTACGAAAAGTCGGCCTTGACCGAAATGGAACGGCGCCTGGAACTTGTCAACGAGTTTATTGCAGAGTTCCGCCCGCAGGTCCTTGGCGAAATCTACGACGGAATGCCGGAGTGCCGCCGGGCGTTTGTCGACCCGGTGCAACTTTCTGACGAGGAATACGCCAAGCGCTGGCTCGCAGTCCCGTACAGGGGCAAGCCCTTTGCCGCTGACCAGCCGGAATTTACGACCGCCCGAGGCGAGCGCGTGCGCTCCAAGTCCGAGGTCATCATCGCGGATACGCTTTCCCGAATGGGAATCCCTTACCGCTACGAATTTCCCCTGAAGTTGAAATTGCCGCGGGGGAAGGGCACGACGAACTTTTTCCCGGACTTCACTTGCCTCAACCTGCGCACGCGCGAGGAATACCTGTGGGAGCATTTCGGCATGATGGACGACCCGGAATACGCCCTCAACGCCATGGGAAAACTCGACGTCTACGAGAAGAATGGAATTTTTCTGGGGAAACGCTTGATTGTCTCGCGCGAGACGGTGGAAAACCCGTTGAACGTGAAGCGAATCCAGAACCTAGCCGAAGAATACTTGCTTTGAAGAGTGCTGGTTGGGGCGTGCCTACCTATAAAAACGACAGAAACGCAAAAACGTTACCTTTTGGCCGTTTTTTTTCGCGGACTCGCGGAAAGGAAATTTGCTTTTTGTAAAAATTATATAGATTGAAGAAAAATCCTTTGCAAAGAGGTGCTTTATGGCATTTAAGAAAGTCGAAAGGCGTCTTTTCGGACGCAAACAATCTCCCAGGAGCCACGTAGTGGCGATAGGGGCCATGTTTCTTTTCCTTGCGGCCTGTGGCGACGACAGCAGTTTCAACGGCCCGAGCGATAACGGGCCGGTTGAGGTGAAGAGTGGAACAATGACCGACTCCCGCGATGGTCAGACCTACAAGACTGTGACGATTGGCTCGCAGACGTGGATGGCAGAAAACCTCAACTACGAAACGGACTTCAGTTTCTGCTATAATTACGAGGAAACTAACTGCGCCAAGTACGGAAGGCTTTACAGTTGGGCTGCGGCGGTAGGTAAGTCGGAAAGCGAATGTGGCCCTGCCTATATATGCTCTCTGCCGTCAGGAAACATTCAGGGTGTATGTCCCAATGGCTGGCATCTGCCGAGCAAGGTCGAATGGGAAACTTTGTTCAACGCAGTCGGTGGACCATCGACGGCAGGCAGGGTGCTCAAGTCCACATCCGGATGGAATAGTAGTGGCAACGGTACGGATGCTTTCGGGTTCTCGGCGCTCCCTGCTGGCTACAGGATCGGCGGCTACAGGATCGGCAATGAGGGTTACGACGGCGAGGGCGACTACGCGTACTTCTGGAGTTCTACGGAGGACTTTACCGGCTACGCGTACTGCATGTTCTTGGACTTCTACATCGTCGATGCGAACCTGCACGACATCATTAAGAACTACGGGTTCTCGGTTCGTTGTGTGAAGGACTAACGGGGTTTACCTTTTCTTGCCTTTTTGTGGGTTTTGGCTTTTTAGAATATGGATGGTTTTCTCGATAAATTTAAGAAAATTTGAAGTGCCTTTAATGGCGTCGGTTTCTTCTTTCCAAGCGGTGCTGTCATATGCCCATGGTGCAACGTGATTTTCTAAATCCCTTAATTCTTGTGGCTTGTTGCTTAAGTATTCTGCGCATTGTGCATATGCTATGTCTGCGTATGCTTTGGGTGAAATATTTTCGTTTTCTCGTATATATGCTTCCAAAGGATTGTTTATTTGTTCGTTGACGTATGCAAGAATTTTTTGTGAAATGCAGTTGCACATATCAGGACTTTCCATGTTCGTGCATTGCCGCATGAAATCTTGATAATCTTTTTCGGTGAATTGTAATTCCTTGATTTCTTCCTTTTTTATGGCATAAAGGAGATTGCCTATAAAAACAAAGTCTTTTTCGGTCCATGTTTTTTCAATGCGATTGTCGTCAATGCATTCGACCATCGCTCCATCAGTGTATGTTTTGGGCCGAATGCTGTAGTCCTTCTGGAAATCTGCGGTTGGTGGATGATTTAATCTTTCATCAAAGTGTTGTCTAGTAAATTCAAGCATGCAATTACATTCTTGAGGGGTAAGCCTGCTTGTACAGCCATGCATGAAGTTTTGTTGGGTCTTTTTTGAGAAATTGTACTTGCCGGTTCTGCTTGATGATGTTTCGTTCGCCTGTGCAGAGGCGACTATGATGAGCAATGTAAGCAGAAAGAGCTTTATGGAAGACATAATTCAAA
Encoded proteins:
- a CDS encoding fibrobacter succinogenes major paralogous domain-containing protein; protein product: MKNRLLFILVALLAVSGFAATQGSLVDKRDGKKYKTVKIGDQTWMAENLNYKMQDSYCYSDDESNCKKYGRLYTWKAALYACPVGWHLPGNIDFKALYESVGGKQVAGKKLKTKEGWNKNGNGTDDFGFSALPAGAKDNNGRYIVEGYLTLFWGSMEKDCDKAFGLLLNFGADSVNLESGSKDFRWSVRCIKDETVVPATEVTVDSVTDSRDGQTYKTLKIGTQTWMAKNLNYKADSSFCYDNEESNCAKYGRFYTWQTALKACPSGWHLPSKAEFETLIGSVGDKLVAGRYFKSKEGWNYSGNGTDSFGFSVLPAGYTDDKGKSGQEGFSAVFWSSAENNSSKAYYMSLSCFGLNATLSGDGSKNIAFSVRCVKD
- a CDS encoding fibrobacter succinogenes major paralogous domain-containing protein, with protein sequence MKRLALTLVLVVVFCAEGAFAAPKKGTMTDARDGESYQTVRIGKQIWTAENLKVKIEGSWCYEDKESSCQKYGWLYNWDAAKVACSVGWHLPSKEEFEILFKFVGGAQEDAWKWENAGKMLKSTNGWNEYEGKDGNGNDAFGFSALPAGYRNGNGNFNNEGNRAYFWSSTESVSGSAYYMGLDFSKDDAFLNSFYKTHGFSVRCVKD
- a CDS encoding fibrobacter succinogenes major paralogous domain-containing protein, encoding MFLFLAACGDDSSFNGPSDNGPVEVKSGTMTDSRDGQTYKTVTIGSQTWMAENLNYETDFSFCYNYEETNCAKYGRLYSWAAAVGKSESECGPAYICSLPSGNIQGVCPNGWHLPSKVEWETLFNAVGGPSTAGRVLKSTSGWNSSGNGTDAFGFSALPAGYRIGGYRIGNEGYDGEGDYAYFWSSTEDFTGYAYCMFLDFYIVDANLHDIIKNYGFSVRCVKD